The Desulfovibrio litoralis DSM 11393 genomic interval TCTTGATAAACGCAATTTGGAATGGGCAAAGAAAATGACTAGTTTGACAACAGATACTCCCGTTCCTGAAAATTTCAGCTTTAAAGATTTTGAATTTAAACTGACTATGCCACCTCAACCTCAGAAAAATATTGATCAAAGCCTTGGCGATCAAAATATGCGAGGCACGAAATAAATGGCAAGAAAAAAAAAGAGAGCAGACTCTCAAGCCAGTGATGCGTGGCTTGTTACCTTTTCAGATTTAGTTACTTTACTCTTAACTTTTTTCGTTTTACTTCTTAGTATGTCGAGTATGGATCACGAGATTATCTCTCGGATAAGCCTTGCTCCCCCTGGTATGCAGCAAATCGGAGCCGCAGGCGGAGCAACTCCAAGCACACGTATTAAGGTTGTTAAAGAGATTCTTGAAGACCCTGAAACTATTATGAAAAACAAAGACAAGCTGAAAGATTTACTTTTGCCTGATGTAAATCTTCCTCCTACTATCAACAGAAAAGAAGCCCTGAACGATATAGAAATTTTACAACACCCCGAAGGAATTGTCATAGCCTTGACAGACAGGTTGGTTTTTGAAGATGGTTCTTATACCCTTACACCCGTTGCAAGAGAGGTTTTAAATACGGTTTCCGACGTACTTAACTTTTCTACCGCAGACGTGAATATATCAGGA includes:
- a CDS encoding OmpA/MotB family protein: MARKKKRADSQASDAWLVTFSDLVTLLLTFFVLLLSMSSMDHEIISRISLAPPGMQQIGAAGGATPSTRIKVVKEILEDPETIMKNKDKLKDLLLPDVNLPPTINRKEALNDIEILQHPEGIVIALTDRLVFEDGSYTLTPVAREVLNTVSDVLNFSTADVNISGHTDNTTYPNVNSFELSGFRALSVLEHFLLKGHRPARFSVSGYGADRPLFPNDGSDNKIKNNRVEVLLKTTQWLGRYT